The sequence ATGGCGGTGGCTATCGCGGACGAAGTAAGAGCGTTTATCGCCCGGCTCCGCGGTCGCTCTCGACCGCCTGCCATTGATGTCGCGGTTCTGACTCCAATCACGATGATCGTCTTTGTCCTTCTTGTTGGGCTCACCCTTCTTCTCCTGGTGGCGGACATCGTCAATCCGATTAACATCAATCTGTAAGCGTCTGCAGGAGTCGCAAGGTGAAGGGAACCGCCAAGTAGGGCAGAATGCATACATGGTTGACTTAGGGATTCCTTCAGCGCCTCCGCCTACACTCTCGTCGCGCCGAAAGACCCGCCAACTTCGGGTCGGAAGCGTCATGGTCGGAAGTGATTCACCAGTCAGTGTGCAGTCGATGTGTACAACTTTGACCTCAGATGTCAACGCAACTCTGCAACAGATTGCCGAACTTACGGCTGCTGGATGCCAGATAGTCCGGGTTGCAGTTCCAAGCCAAGATGACGCGGATGCGCTCGCTCACATTGCCAAGCATTCACAAATCCCAGTTATTGCAGATATTCACTTTCAACCCAAATATATTTTTGCCGCCATCGATGCGGGATGTGCTGCGGTACGAGTAAATCCTGGGAATATCAAACAATTTGATGACAAAGTCAAGGAAGTCGCAAAGGCGGCTGGTGATGCTGGAATTCCAATTCGCATCGGCGTAAATGCCGGCTCCCTTGATCCCCGCTTACTCGCCAAGTATGGAAAAGCGACCCCAGAGGCATTAGTCGAATCTGCCCTCTGGGAGTGCTCCTTATTCGAAGAGCACGGTTTTCACGACATAAAGATCTCGGTCAAACACCACGATCCCGTGACCATGGTGAGTGCATATCGCCTGCTTGCTCAGAAGTGTGACTACCCACTTCACCTCGGTGTTACGGAAGCCGGTCCTCTCTTTCAAGGAACCATTAAATCGGCCACGGCATTTGGCATTCTTCTAGCTGAGGGAATCGGGGACACAATCCGGGTTTCGCTATCGGCTCCGCCAGTTGAAGAAGTTAAAGTTGGCATCTCAATTCTTGAATCCCTCAATTTGCGTCAACGTAAATTGGAAATCGTCTCCTGCCCATCCTGCGGACGAGCTCAGGTGGATGTTTATAGCTTGGCGGAGAAAGTCCAAGCGGGCCTGGAAGGAATGACGGTTCCACTTCGCGTTGCCGTAATGGGATGCGTTGTCAATGGACCGGGTGAAGCACGGGAAGCTGACCTAGGGGTCGCTTCCGGAAATGGAAAGGGACAGATCTTCGTCAAGGGCGTTGTGATCAAGACAGTACCTGAAGCCCAAATTGTTGAGACATTGATTGAAGAGGCGATGCGCCTTGCCGAAGAGATGGAGGCAGCAGGAGTTGCTTCGGGGCAGCCAGCGGTTGAGGTTCGCTAGTACCTATCTAGTACGTCCGCCCGATTTCCTCAGGTAGGCTCGCGCTTATGTTGCGAATGTCCACTCTTTTCTTACGCACCCTACGGGATGATCCATCTGACGCTGAAGTTGCCAGTCACCGCCTGCTTGTAAGAGCCGGTTATATCCGGCGGATTGCCGCCGGCATTTATTCATGGTTGCCACTGGGCTACATCACCTTGCGCAATATCGAACGGGTCATACGTGAAGAGATGGACGCGGCGGGCTTTCAGGAAGTCCACTTTCCTGCCCTATTGCCCAGAGAAGCATACGAAGAGACGAACCGTTGGACGGAGTACGGCCCCGACCTTTTCCGGCTCAAGGATCGTCGTGGTGCGGACTATCTTTTGGGTCCAACACACGAGGAAATGTTCACTTTGATGGTGAAGGGGGAGTACTCCTCCTACAAGGATCTGCCTCTCGCTCTTTACCAGATCCAGACGAAGTATCGGGATGAACCACGGCCACGCAGCGGAATCATTCGCGGACGAGAGTTTGTGATGAAAGATTCTTACTCTTTCGACCTTACTGACGAGGGCCTGCATGAGTCATACAACAAGCATCGCGCTGCCTACATCAAGACTTTTGATCGTCTGGGAATGCGGTACAACATAGTGAGTGCGATGTCGGGTGCCATGGGTGGATCTCGCTCTGAAGAATTCTTAGCGCCATGCCCCACTGGTGAAGACACGTACGTTCTTTGTGAGAAGTGCGGGTATGCGGCAAATGTTGAAGCGATGAAGACTGTGATCGCCGCTGTGGATCCAGCGGGTGTTCCCGCGATGGAAATTGTTGAGACTCCGAATACGCCAACGATTGATTCTTTGGTGGCCGTCCTTAATGAGCGACATGGTGGTGGTTTCGCAGGCGCGGATACCCTGAAAAATGTTCTGCTCGTCGCGGATGGAAAGAATATTTCGGTGCTTGTTCCCGGAGATAGGGAAGTGGACCTGAAGCGTCTGCAAGCAAATCTTCCTGGCGTGCAGGACTTGCGCCTGTTCGAAGATTCTGATTTCGCAAAGAATCCAACTCTTGTCAAAGGTTATGTCGGTCCACAAAACTCACAGAGTTTTGGCCTGACGCTTTATGCAGATCCTCGCATTGCTCCAGGTACCAAGTGGGTGACGGGCGCTAACAAACACGGCTTTCATGCTCTCAATGTTGTAAACGGGCGGGATTTTAAAGTTGATGGGTATGTTGAATCTGCTGAAGTGCGTAAAGGCGACGCATGTCCAGAGTGTTCTGGGCCAGTAGTCATCGATCGCGCCATCGAAATTGGTCATATCTTCCAACTCGGGCGAAAGTACGCCGAAGCACTCGATTTGACGGTGCTTGATAGCGATGGAAAATCGCGAGTTGTGACGATGGGGTCGTATGGCATCGGGGTTTCGCGCGCAGTTGCCGCAATCGCCGAACAAACCCATGATGAATTGGGCTTGAACTGGCCAAAAGAGATTGCCCCAGCGCAGATCCATATCGTTGCAACCGGGAAGGAAGATCACCCTTTCGATGTTGCGGAAGAACTCGCCAAAGAACTGGAGAGCGCCGGCTACAAAGTGATGCTTGATGATCGTCGCGATGCCAGCCCGGGTGTGAAATTCAAGGATGCCGAATTAATCGGGAATCCAATCATTGTCGTCGTTGGCAAAGCCCTCGTGGAAGGCAAAGTCGAAATTCGCGTCCGTCGAACTGGTCAACGATCTGAGGCCCTTGTCGCAGATGCAGCGAAGAAAATAACCACACTGCTTTCATAAGCAAGGGGATAAGATGAATTTCTTTGGAGACATCCCCACCCTCACCATGATCTTCATGGGACTTGCCGCACTCAGCGCAGGATTCATTGACGCAATCGCCGGTGGTGGAGGCTTGATTCAACTTCCCGCACTTCTTATCGGACTTCCCCAATCTCCAACCGTTCAAGTTCTGGGAACAAATAAGCTCTCTTCAATATTTGGAACAACTGCGGCAGCCATTCTTTACAGAAGAAGGGTGAAACCAGATTTCATATTCACTCTCTTCATGGCCCTTCCCGCTTTGATAGGTTCAATGTGTGGTGCTTTGCTCGCCTCGTACATTCCGACTCGTGCACTAAGACCTATCGTCTTTGTTTTACTTCTCGCGGTCGGTATCTATACGTGGCTTCATCCAACCCTTGGTCATATTGAGGAGCTTCGCCATACTCACAAACGCCGCCGGTGGATTGCGATTGCTACGGGAGCGGGCATTGGTTTCTATGACGGAATTTTTGGTCCGGGTACCGGAACTTTCCTGATGGTGGTTCTTGTCGCCTTACTCGGCTTTGCTTTTCTCTCCGCTTCCTCCATTGCAAAGGTAGTCAATGTCGCAACGAATTGTGGCGCGATAATTATTTTTGGCGTGCATGGCGTCATTCTTTGGAAGGTGGGTCTGATTCTAGGTATGGCAAATATTGCTGGCGGACTCCTTGGCGCTCGAATGGCGATCCGCGGCGGGTCCACCTTTGTGCGCAAAATATTTTTATTGGTGACAGCACTTTTGATCTTCAAAGTGGGGGTCGACACCCTCGCACATTGGTAGTTGGTTGCTTTCTGGGTTATGCTCTCAATTACAACTTCATAGAAAGTGAAATTCAATGGATCTGGTCCAAGAAATAACGATTGCTATTACTTCCGCCGTGGAGTCACACGGCCTCATACTTGAAGAAGTGAGCGTTGCATCCCCGGGAAATCGACGGCTCATCACATGCGTGGTCGACAGCCTGGAAAGTATCAACCTTGATGATGTAACGGTGGCATCAAAGGAAATTTCTTCAATTCTCGATGCCGCAGATTTCCTCGGCGAGACTCCATTTACTTTGGAAGTAACCTCACCGGGCGTGGATCGCCCACTTACTCAACCCAGACATTGGCAGAAGAATTTGAATCGATTGGTCCGATCGGTAATGGTCAATGGCGAGATAGTGACTGGACGAGTCGATGTAGTTCATGACGAATCCGTCTGCGTGATTGTTGCTGGAAAAGTAGCAAAGAAAATCGAACTCCCTTTTCTGGAAATCAAGCGGGCGCAAGTCGAGATTGAATTTAATCGCAAAGGCGAGGACATCTGATGCATGTAGATATGAAGGCACTCGCATCCCTCACAATTGAACGTGACATTCCTTTCGACCGCCTCATTGGCGCAATAGAAGCCGCTGTTCTTACTGCGTACGCTCATATGCCCGAGGCGCGTGCTCATGCGTATGCCCACTTGGACCGCGAGAGCGGGGAGATCCAAATCCGAGTTCCTATTTTTGGAGATGATGGGGAAAAGATTGAAGAAGTGGTGGATCGTCCTGAAGGTTTTAGTCGAATCGCAACCTCAACGGCACGCCAACTCATTAAAGCGAAGATGCGCGAAGCAAATGATGCGGATATCGTGGGAGAGTTCACCGCGTCCGTCGGTGACGTTGTCTCCGGGGTCGTTCAGCAAGGACGAGACCCGCGCACGGTTTATGTGAACCTGGGACGAGTTGAAGGCAAGGTTCCGCCTCAGGAACAAGTCCCGGGCGAGGTCTATACCCATGGCGAGCGGATCAAATGTTTCGTCGTCGAAGTAAAACAAGGACTCAAAGGTCCCGAAGTCACGCTCTCGCGAAGTCACCCAGCTCTTGTGAAGCAGTTGTTTGCCCTAGAGGTTCCGGAGATTGCCGACAGAATTGTCGAGATCATGGCCGTGGCTCGCGAAGCTGGGCATCGGACCAAGATTGCAGTCCGAACTCATCGTGCTGGTGTGAGTCCCAAGGGTTCGCTCATCGGTCCGTTGGGCGCTCGTGCTCGCGCCGTGATGGATGAACTCCATGGCGAGAAGATCGACATCGTGGACTGGTCGGAAGACCCAGCCGTCTTTGTCGGCCACGCTCTGGCTCCGGCCCGCGTCGAGAAGGTTGAGATTGTTGATCTGGCTGCTCGTTCGGCCAAAGTGACGGTTCCGGACTATCAACTCTCCCTGGCCATTGGTAAAGACGGCCAGAATGCACGCCTTGCGGCACGATTGACGGGCTGGCGCATCGATATTCACTCCGATGTCCCAAATCCAACGCGGTCGGAGCAATAAAACCGCCCTTTTTGAAACCGTTTCGCATATCTCGCGTTGGGCAGGTAAGGTTGGCACGTTGAATTTGAGCGGACGGTGGTCATGAGCACCTCCTCTAGCAAGAGTAAAAACTTGCGGAGTTGTGTTGACTGTCGCAAACGTGAAAATCCTTCGGCGCTACTTCGTGTGGTGTGTATCGATGGAAATGTAATTCCGGATCCACAGCGCACCTCCCCAGGTCGGGGAGCGTGGGTACACCCCTTGTGTGCAGTACGAGCAGTCAAACGCGGGTCTTTTCGTTGGGCATTTAGACGAGAACAGAGCGTGGATGGCAGCGAATTACTTGCTTACATAAGTTCGGTTGAATCTAGGAAGTAACAAGTAACAACTACGAAATGGATGCGAAAGATATGACACTCAAATGAGTTCGAACCGATCATGAGGTCAGGCAACTAAGGCTCGCATCTAAGAAATTGCGGGCCAAGACAGGAGAACTGTGGCAAAGGTCCGCGTACATGAGTTAGCAAAACAACTCGGTATGGAGAGCAAGGTCGTCCTTGCGAAACTCCAGGAGATAGGCGAATTCGTCAAATCTCCATCATCGACAGTAGAGGCACCCGTTGTACGGAAGATGCTTGAACTCTTCCCAAATGCAAAGCCGCTAGAAGTTACCAAGCCCGTCAAGAAGGCCGCCGTAAAGAAGGCCACCGCAAAACCCGCAAAAGAGGAGATCACGCCAGAGGCCGCAACCGAACTCTTGGCTGAACTCGCACCTGGACTAGTTGAGCAGACCACTGCCCAACACGCCCGCGAAGCTGCAGCCGAAGCGCGACCGGTGACACCAATTTTACCAATAGCATCAACTGCAGCATCAGTCGCAATTCCCGCACCACCGGCGGCAGCCACTCCAACTGCCCCATCATTACCAGCAGCTGGCGGAGCTATCCCGCGCCCGGCAGCTCCGCGCCCGGGCAACAATCCATTTGGAACTCCGCGCCCACCGGCGCCACGCCCACCAGTGCCGCGCCCCGGCAATAATGCTTTTGGAACTCCGCGCCCACCGCAACGGCCAACTGGGCCAGGCGCGCCACGACCACCAATGTCGGGTCCGCGTCCAGGATCTGTCCGCCCTGGTTTTGCGGCACGTCCCTCTTCTTCACGTCCGGCGGGCGGAACTGGTTTTCCTTCACGCGCTGGTGGCCCATCCACCGGCGCCGCCGGAAGTCCGTACCGCACACCGAGCGCCGGGGGCGCAGCCGGAGCACCCGCCCGTCCAGCTGCTGGTCGACCACAACGTGGAAGTACGGGTGGCGCGTTTGGTAAGAATGCGAGCAAAAGCAGTAAGCGAAAGCCCAAGAGTAGAAAGGCGCTGCGCGATGAATTCGACAATATGCAGGCGCCACAACTGGGTGGCGCAGTAGTTCCACACGGTGACGGAAAGACATCTATCCGTATGCGTCGGGGAGCGTCACTTGCAGATTTTGCAGAGAAAATTAATGCCGATCCAGCCGCCCTGGTTGCGGCCCTATTCCACCTTGGTGAGATGGTCACGGCTACCCAATCAGTGGACGAAGATACTTTCGCACTACTTGGCGCTGAATTGGGTTACGTCATTCAGATCGTCAGCCCAGAGGATGAAGATCGCGAACTTCTTCAAGGATTCGATATCGACCTTGAGGGCGAACTCGCTTCTCTTGATCCATCACAGTTGGTCACGCGACCACCTGTTGTTACGGTCATGGGCCACGTCGATCACGGTAAAACTCGAATGCTCGATGCGATCCGTAAGACTGAAGTGGTTAAGAGCGAGGCGGGTGGAATCACGCAGCACATTGGC comes from Candidatus Paceibacterota bacterium and encodes:
- the ispG gene encoding flavodoxin-dependent (E)-4-hydroxy-3-methylbut-2-enyl-diphosphate synthase; the encoded protein is MVDLGIPSAPPPTLSSRRKTRQLRVGSVMVGSDSPVSVQSMCTTLTSDVNATLQQIAELTAAGCQIVRVAVPSQDDADALAHIAKHSQIPVIADIHFQPKYIFAAIDAGCAAVRVNPGNIKQFDDKVKEVAKAAGDAGIPIRIGVNAGSLDPRLLAKYGKATPEALVESALWECSLFEEHGFHDIKISVKHHDPVTMVSAYRLLAQKCDYPLHLGVTEAGPLFQGTIKSATAFGILLAEGIGDTIRVSLSAPPVEEVKVGISILESLNLRQRKLEIVSCPSCGRAQVDVYSLAEKVQAGLEGMTVPLRVAVMGCVVNGPGEAREADLGVASGNGKGQIFVKGVVIKTVPEAQIVETLIEEAMRLAEEMEAAGVASGQPAVEVR
- a CDS encoding YlxR family protein, with protein sequence MSTSSSKSKNLRSCVDCRKRENPSALLRVVCIDGNVIPDPQRTSPGRGAWVHPLCAVRAVKRGSFRWAFRREQSVDGSELLAYISSVESRK
- a CDS encoding proline--tRNA ligase, producing the protein MLRMSTLFLRTLRDDPSDAEVASHRLLVRAGYIRRIAAGIYSWLPLGYITLRNIERVIREEMDAAGFQEVHFPALLPREAYEETNRWTEYGPDLFRLKDRRGADYLLGPTHEEMFTLMVKGEYSSYKDLPLALYQIQTKYRDEPRPRSGIIRGREFVMKDSYSFDLTDEGLHESYNKHRAAYIKTFDRLGMRYNIVSAMSGAMGGSRSEEFLAPCPTGEDTYVLCEKCGYAANVEAMKTVIAAVDPAGVPAMEIVETPNTPTIDSLVAVLNERHGGGFAGADTLKNVLLVADGKNISVLVPGDREVDLKRLQANLPGVQDLRLFEDSDFAKNPTLVKGYVGPQNSQSFGLTLYADPRIAPGTKWVTGANKHGFHALNVVNGRDFKVDGYVESAEVRKGDACPECSGPVVIDRAIEIGHIFQLGRKYAEALDLTVLDSDGKSRVVTMGSYGIGVSRAVAAIAEQTHDELGLNWPKEIAPAQIHIVATGKEDHPFDVAEELAKELESAGYKVMLDDRRDASPGVKFKDAELIGNPIIVVVGKALVEGKVEIRVRRTGQRSEALVADAAKKITTLLS
- the rimP gene encoding ribosome maturation factor RimP; protein product: MDLVQEITIAITSAVESHGLILEEVSVASPGNRRLITCVVDSLESINLDDVTVASKEISSILDAADFLGETPFTLEVTSPGVDRPLTQPRHWQKNLNRLVRSVMVNGEIVTGRVDVVHDESVCVIVAGKVAKKIELPFLEIKRAQVEIEFNRKGEDI
- the nusA gene encoding transcription termination factor NusA, coding for MHVDMKALASLTIERDIPFDRLIGAIEAAVLTAYAHMPEARAHAYAHLDRESGEIQIRVPIFGDDGEKIEEVVDRPEGFSRIATSTARQLIKAKMREANDADIVGEFTASVGDVVSGVVQQGRDPRTVYVNLGRVEGKVPPQEQVPGEVYTHGERIKCFVVEVKQGLKGPEVTLSRSHPALVKQLFALEVPEIADRIVEIMAVAREAGHRTKIAVRTHRAGVSPKGSLIGPLGARARAVMDELHGEKIDIVDWSEDPAVFVGHALAPARVEKVEIVDLAARSAKVTVPDYQLSLAIGKDGQNARLAARLTGWRIDIHSDVPNPTRSEQ
- a CDS encoding TSUP family transporter, with amino-acid sequence MNFFGDIPTLTMIFMGLAALSAGFIDAIAGGGGLIQLPALLIGLPQSPTVQVLGTNKLSSIFGTTAAAILYRRRVKPDFIFTLFMALPALIGSMCGALLASYIPTRALRPIVFVLLLAVGIYTWLHPTLGHIEELRHTHKRRRWIAIATGAGIGFYDGIFGPGTGTFLMVVLVALLGFAFLSASSIAKVVNVATNCGAIIIFGVHGVILWKVGLILGMANIAGGLLGARMAIRGGSTFVRKIFLLVTALLIFKVGVDTLAHW